The following proteins are co-located in the Paludibaculum fermentans genome:
- the rlmN gene encoding 23S rRNA (adenine(2503)-C(2))-methyltransferase RlmN, which produces MQTLLGMEKADLQALLPGQPAFRARQLYEAIYHGRVASLGAVSTLPKEVRERLEAECSIGHLTQATRYQSSDGTRRYLLSLPDGKSVEAVFMPEENRDTLCISTQVGCPVDCKFCLTALIGLERNLTAGEIVGQVLHLAQDNHLWSDQKRINIVMMGQGEPLLNLANVLKATRLLCDPRGLNIAPRRITVSTSGIIPKMAELAQAEIRPRLAISLNGSNQDQRAALMPITRKHTLEALIAACRTYPLRPWEKLTFEYVLLKDVNDSEADARRVVRLLSNLNCKVNLIALNPGPGIPFETPDPDKVTAFQEILKRSFPCFIRRPRGLDIFAACGQLKRMESAGSSLVQL; this is translated from the coding sequence ATGCAAACCCTACTCGGCATGGAAAAGGCGGACCTGCAGGCACTGCTGCCCGGGCAGCCGGCCTTCCGCGCCCGTCAACTGTACGAAGCAATCTATCATGGACGCGTCGCCTCGCTCGGCGCGGTATCCACCCTGCCCAAGGAAGTCCGCGAGCGTCTGGAAGCCGAATGCAGCATTGGCCACCTGACCCAAGCGACGCGCTACCAGTCCTCCGACGGAACCCGCCGCTACCTCCTCAGCTTGCCGGATGGCAAAAGCGTAGAGGCCGTGTTCATGCCTGAGGAGAATCGGGACACTCTCTGCATCTCTACCCAGGTCGGCTGTCCCGTGGATTGCAAGTTCTGCCTCACCGCGCTGATCGGTCTGGAACGCAACCTGACCGCCGGCGAGATCGTCGGCCAAGTCCTTCATCTGGCTCAGGATAACCACCTTTGGTCCGACCAGAAACGCATCAACATCGTCATGATGGGCCAAGGGGAGCCGCTGCTCAACCTGGCCAATGTCCTGAAGGCCACGCGTCTGCTTTGCGACCCCAGGGGGTTGAACATCGCTCCGCGGCGCATCACCGTCTCCACTTCGGGCATCATTCCCAAAATGGCCGAGCTTGCGCAGGCCGAGATTCGGCCGCGGCTCGCCATTTCCCTCAACGGTTCGAACCAGGACCAGCGTGCCGCCCTGATGCCGATCACGCGCAAGCACACGCTCGAAGCGTTGATTGCGGCCTGCCGGACCTACCCGCTACGTCCCTGGGAGAAACTGACCTTCGAGTACGTGTTGCTCAAGGACGTCAACGACTCCGAAGCCGATGCCCGCCGGGTCGTCCGCCTGCTGTCCAACCTGAACTGCAAAGTGAATCTGATCGCGCTCAATCCGGGCCCTGGCATCCCGTTTGAAACCCCTGATCCAGATAAAGTTACGGCCTTCCAGGAGATCCTGAAGCGCTCGTTCCCCTGCTTCATTCGCCGTCCCCGGGGTTTGGATATCTTCGCCGCTTGCGGGCAGTTGAAACGCATGGAATCCGCAGGGTCCTCACTGGTTCAACTCTAG
- a CDS encoding glycoside hydrolase family 3 protein — translation MQYPKLFSIAAICTVAASAVFISVLGAAAPAKPKPLSSYDPQVKAVLAKMTLEEKVGQMTQPDQEALKDESDIESLFLGSVLSGGSSDPKEGNSLEAWTNLYDKYQKRALKTRLAIPLIYGVDALHGHNNVIGAVVFPQNIGLGCTRNPALVEKIARVTAEEVRATGIQWTFAPCVTVPQDIRWGRTYEGFSDDPKVVKELGEAAVRGLQGPDLSNPLSLLACAKHYIGDGGTTFGTGMAGKSPLDQGDTRVDEPTLRRLHLQGYLTTIAAGAGTVMPSYSSWNGVKCSASKQLMTDILKGELGFQGFIISDYNAIDQITPDYKKAIEISINAGMDMVMVTERYREYVKDLKELVKEGRVPMSRIDDAVTRILRVKFAMGLMDKNRSQLADRNLHKTFGSAEHRMVARDAVRQSLVLLKNEKKTLPLKKTVARIHIAGKNADDIGNQCGGWTIDWQGKSGNITTGGTTIRAAIQAAVAKGTQVTYSADGSGAQGATVGVVVIGEKPYAEMMGDRKTLALDAADVAAVKNMKAAGIPVVVVLLSGRPLIINDVLAQADAFVAAWLPGTEGQGVSDVLFGDYKPTGKLAFAWPRSDEQLPLGTATTADVLFKNGFGLKY, via the coding sequence ATGCAATATCCGAAACTCTTCTCCATCGCCGCGATTTGCACGGTTGCAGCGAGTGCCGTATTCATTTCCGTGCTGGGTGCGGCAGCGCCTGCCAAACCGAAGCCGCTTTCCAGCTACGATCCCCAGGTCAAGGCCGTGTTGGCCAAGATGACACTGGAGGAAAAGGTCGGCCAGATGACCCAGCCCGACCAGGAAGCCTTGAAGGACGAGTCGGACATCGAGAGTCTCTTCCTCGGCTCGGTGCTGAGTGGCGGCAGTTCCGACCCCAAAGAGGGCAACAGTCTCGAGGCCTGGACGAATCTCTACGACAAGTACCAGAAGCGGGCGTTGAAGACGCGGCTGGCGATTCCCCTGATTTATGGCGTGGATGCGCTACACGGCCACAACAACGTCATCGGAGCCGTGGTTTTCCCCCAGAATATCGGACTCGGCTGCACGCGGAATCCCGCCCTGGTTGAGAAGATCGCCCGTGTGACGGCGGAAGAGGTGCGGGCCACCGGAATCCAATGGACATTTGCGCCGTGCGTTACCGTGCCGCAGGACATTCGATGGGGTCGCACGTATGAAGGTTTCTCCGACGACCCGAAGGTAGTGAAGGAGTTGGGCGAAGCCGCGGTACGCGGCCTGCAAGGCCCCGATCTGTCGAATCCACTCTCGTTGCTGGCCTGCGCCAAACACTATATCGGTGACGGCGGCACGACCTTTGGCACGGGCATGGCGGGAAAGTCACCGCTCGATCAGGGCGATACGCGGGTGGACGAACCCACTCTCCGGCGCCTGCACCTGCAGGGCTACCTGACCACCATCGCCGCCGGCGCCGGGACGGTGATGCCGTCCTACAGCAGCTGGAATGGCGTGAAGTGCTCGGCCAGCAAGCAGTTGATGACGGACATCCTGAAGGGTGAACTGGGCTTCCAGGGGTTCATCATTTCCGATTACAACGCTATCGACCAGATCACGCCGGACTACAAGAAGGCCATTGAGATCTCGATCAACGCCGGCATGGACATGGTCATGGTGACCGAGCGCTACCGCGAGTATGTGAAGGACCTGAAGGAACTGGTAAAGGAAGGCCGCGTACCGATGTCGCGCATCGACGACGCGGTGACGCGCATTCTGCGGGTGAAGTTCGCCATGGGCCTGATGGACAAGAACCGGTCGCAACTGGCCGACCGGAATCTCCACAAGACTTTCGGCTCAGCCGAGCACCGGATGGTGGCGCGGGATGCCGTGCGGCAGTCGCTGGTATTGCTGAAGAACGAGAAGAAGACGCTGCCGTTGAAGAAGACGGTGGCACGGATCCATATTGCCGGCAAGAACGCGGATGATATCGGCAACCAGTGCGGCGGCTGGACGATCGACTGGCAGGGCAAGAGCGGCAATATCACGACTGGCGGCACGACCATCCGGGCGGCGATCCAGGCTGCCGTGGCGAAGGGTACGCAAGTCACCTATTCGGCCGACGGCTCGGGCGCCCAGGGCGCGACGGTGGGCGTCGTCGTGATCGGCGAGAAACCGTACGCCGAGATGATGGGCGACCGGAAGACCCTCGCCCTGGACGCGGCGGACGTGGCTGCCGTGAAGAACATGAAGGCGGCGGGGATCCCGGTGGTCGTCGTGCTGCTATCAGGCCGTCCGCTGATCATCAACGATGTACTGGCCCAGGCCGACGCCTTCGTGGCCGCCTGGCTGCCCGGCACGGAAGGCCAGGGCGTGAGCGACGTCCTGTTCGGTGATTACAAGCCGACGGGCAAGCTGGCATTCGCCTGGCCGCGCTCCGACGAGCAACTCCCGCTGGGCACGGCCACGACGGCCGACGTCCTGTTCAAGAATGGCTTCGGCCTGAAGTACTAG
- a CDS encoding fumarylacetoacetate hydrolase family protein — MKLGQVWWQGRLTAALFEGGLARPIPGYTLRELIERSERDGTPLTELAGRYAVRAAEHIDPAIPVEPREVWACGCTYEMSASFRDAEHNTREGFYRHVFTAARPEIFFKGTSRVCVGTNMPIGIRSDSKFTAPEPELAVLLGSKGKVLGYTLANDVSAWDIERENPLYLPQSKVYTACCSLGPWFVTPDELKDPYSLDMRCTIQRGEQTLFDGSTSTSKLGRKIETLVEYLLKANAVPASSVVLTGTGIIVTQEAALAPGDVVTISAPSIGVLVNEAAMVE; from the coding sequence ATGAAACTTGGACAAGTTTGGTGGCAGGGCCGCCTGACGGCCGCGTTGTTCGAAGGCGGCCTGGCGCGCCCCATTCCTGGCTACACACTGCGCGAACTGATCGAGCGGTCGGAACGCGATGGCACTCCCCTGACGGAACTGGCCGGCCGCTACGCGGTGCGGGCCGCCGAGCACATTGATCCTGCGATCCCCGTGGAACCGCGCGAGGTGTGGGCCTGCGGCTGTACCTACGAGATGAGCGCCAGCTTCCGCGACGCCGAGCACAATACGCGCGAAGGCTTCTACCGTCACGTGTTCACGGCGGCGCGGCCCGAAATCTTCTTCAAGGGCACATCGCGCGTCTGCGTCGGCACCAATATGCCCATCGGCATCCGGTCCGATTCGAAGTTCACGGCGCCGGAACCGGAATTGGCCGTTCTGCTTGGATCCAAGGGAAAGGTCCTGGGCTACACGCTGGCCAACGACGTCTCGGCCTGGGATATAGAACGCGAGAATCCGCTCTACCTGCCGCAATCGAAGGTGTACACGGCCTGCTGCTCGCTGGGCCCTTGGTTCGTGACTCCGGATGAGTTGAAGGATCCTTATTCGCTGGACATGCGCTGCACCATCCAGCGCGGCGAGCAGACCCTGTTCGACGGCAGCACTTCCACCTCGAAACTCGGCCGTAAGATCGAAACGCTGGTGGAGTACCTGCTGAAGGCCAACGCCGTACCGGCCAGCAGTGTCGTGCTCACGGGCACGGGCATCATTGTGACGCAGGAGGCCGCACTGGCTCCTGGCGATGTGGTGACCATCAGCGCCCCGTCCATCGGGGTGCTGGTGAACGAAGCCGCCATGGTGGAATAG
- a CDS encoding TPM domain-containing protein, with the protein MRSWTKALILLLAASLGAAAADFGALRPTGYVNDFAKVLDPASIQQLEAYCAQVQNATGAQIALVTIPSLEGEPIEDVANVLYRKWGVGSKKNNEGVLLLLSINDRRTRLEVGYGLEPIIPDGNAGGILREMRPSLRAGNFAQALSDAARSIAEKIAQAKGVQIGMAPPMRHSRPGPESFPWEVILVVGGLMLLMLFFGGGRSGRGGGGGGGGFLVGMILGQLLGGGGSRTRSSGGFGGYDSGDSFGGFGGGDSGGGGASSDW; encoded by the coding sequence ATGCGCAGTTGGACCAAAGCACTAATCCTGCTGCTGGCCGCGAGTCTGGGCGCGGCCGCGGCGGATTTTGGAGCCCTGCGGCCGACCGGGTATGTCAACGATTTCGCCAAGGTGCTCGACCCGGCTTCGATTCAGCAGCTTGAGGCCTATTGCGCCCAGGTGCAGAATGCGACGGGTGCGCAGATCGCGCTGGTGACGATTCCCAGCCTGGAAGGCGAACCGATCGAAGACGTCGCCAACGTGCTGTACCGCAAATGGGGCGTAGGCAGCAAAAAGAACAACGAAGGCGTGCTGCTGCTGCTCTCCATCAACGACCGGCGGACGCGCCTGGAGGTGGGCTACGGATTGGAGCCGATCATCCCGGACGGCAATGCCGGCGGGATTCTGCGGGAGATGCGGCCGTCGTTGCGGGCCGGCAACTTCGCCCAGGCGCTGTCCGACGCCGCACGCAGCATTGCCGAGAAAATCGCCCAGGCGAAGGGCGTCCAGATCGGCATGGCTCCGCCGATGCGGCATTCGCGGCCCGGACCAGAGAGCTTTCCGTGGGAAGTGATTCTGGTCGTGGGCGGCCTGATGCTGCTGATGCTTTTCTTCGGCGGCGGCCGCAGCGGCCGTGGCGGCGGGGGGGGCGGTGGCGGCTTCCTGGTGGGCATGATCCTGGGTCAACTGCTGGGCGGCGGCGGATCGCGCACTCGCAGCAGCGGTGGATTTGGGGGCTACGACTCCGGCGACAGTTTTGGCGGATTCGGCGGCGGCGACTCGGGCGGCGGCGGAGCGTCCAGTGACTGGTAA
- a CDS encoding aldehyde dehydrogenase family protein, which produces MSTPIFPNYIDGAWVEGPTFENRNPADTSEVVGLHGKGSAEDIQRAAEAAQNALPAWSAMSGPARGALLYKIADILDRKFEQISAEMTREEGKTLPEAKGEVRRSINIFRYFAGEGSRMAGVMAPSERDRVHMFALRKPVGVVGLITPWNFPSAIPAWKLAPALICGNTVVMKPASAAPLSAWRIIEACHEAGVPKGVVNFVGGSGGTLGAAIVNAKPIKAISFTGSCEIGNWIHAEASKRHLRIQLEMGGKNPTIVLADADFASAVENCVNATFFSTGQKCTATSRVIVEEGIYDKFVAAVVERTKKLKVGNGMQAGIDIGPCVDEGQMNTVLRYIEIGRKEAGEPLCGGNRLTGGDYDKGYFVEPTVFADVTEEMVIAREEIFGPVMAILKARDFQHAMQLANGSDFGLSASLQTTNLSRMFEYIYGIEAGLVTVNLPSAGVEYQLPFGGSKDSSFGPKEQGPAALEFYSDHKTVYIKY; this is translated from the coding sequence ATGAGCACACCCATCTTTCCGAATTACATCGACGGCGCGTGGGTCGAAGGGCCCACTTTCGAGAATCGCAATCCGGCGGATACCAGCGAAGTTGTCGGACTGCATGGCAAGGGTTCGGCTGAGGATATCCAGCGCGCAGCCGAAGCGGCGCAGAACGCGCTGCCGGCGTGGTCTGCCATGAGCGGCCCGGCCCGCGGAGCGCTGCTGTACAAGATCGCCGACATCCTCGACCGGAAGTTTGAACAGATCAGCGCCGAGATGACGCGGGAGGAAGGCAAGACGCTGCCGGAGGCGAAGGGTGAGGTCCGGCGGTCGATCAACATCTTCCGCTACTTCGCGGGCGAGGGCTCACGCATGGCGGGCGTCATGGCCCCCAGCGAACGCGACCGCGTCCACATGTTCGCCCTGCGCAAGCCCGTGGGCGTCGTGGGCCTGATCACGCCGTGGAATTTCCCCAGCGCCATTCCTGCCTGGAAGCTGGCGCCCGCGCTGATCTGCGGCAACACCGTAGTGATGAAGCCGGCCTCGGCCGCTCCGCTCAGCGCCTGGCGCATCATTGAAGCCTGTCACGAGGCGGGCGTCCCCAAGGGCGTCGTGAATTTTGTGGGCGGCAGCGGCGGAACGCTGGGCGCGGCGATCGTGAATGCGAAGCCGATCAAAGCCATCAGCTTCACCGGCTCCTGCGAGATCGGCAACTGGATTCATGCCGAAGCGTCGAAGCGGCACCTGCGCATCCAGCTCGAAATGGGCGGCAAGAACCCCACCATCGTGCTGGCCGACGCCGACTTCGCCTCAGCCGTGGAAAACTGCGTGAACGCGACGTTTTTCTCGACCGGCCAGAAGTGCACCGCCACCTCCCGCGTGATCGTGGAAGAAGGCATCTATGACAAGTTCGTGGCGGCCGTGGTGGAGCGCACGAAGAAGCTGAAAGTCGGCAACGGAATGCAGGCCGGCATCGACATCGGCCCGTGCGTCGACGAAGGCCAGATGAACACGGTGCTGCGTTACATCGAAATCGGCCGCAAGGAGGCCGGTGAACCTTTGTGCGGCGGCAACCGGCTGACGGGTGGCGACTACGACAAGGGCTACTTCGTCGAGCCGACGGTTTTCGCGGATGTCACCGAAGAAATGGTGATTGCGCGGGAAGAGATCTTCGGACCGGTGATGGCTATCCTGAAGGCGCGCGACTTCCAGCACGCGATGCAGTTGGCGAACGGCAGCGATTTCGGGCTCTCTGCCTCGCTGCAGACCACAAACCTTTCGCGCATGTTCGAGTACATTTACGGCATCGAAGCGGGTCTGGTGACGGTGAACCTGCCCAGCGCCGGTGTCGAGTATCAGCTGCCGTTCGGCGGCAGCAAGGACTCGAGCTTCGGACCCAAGGAACAGGGCCCGGCCGCGCTGGAGTTCTATAGCGACCACAAGACCGTTTACATCAAATACTAG
- a CDS encoding LemA family protein: MKTGLIIGGIILVLVLIIGGKAASANNELVTKQEAIRGAWSQVDVALQRRADLIPNLVETVKGFAAQEKQILETVANARSALLNAKTPGEKIQANQGLDSAIGRLLVVVENYPNLKSNENFMRLQDELAGTENRIAVERRKYNETVQTYNTSIGLFPTNLFAGMMGFHRNDDYFKTEPGARTAPAVKF; this comes from the coding sequence ATGAAGACTGGATTGATTATCGGCGGCATCATCCTGGTGCTCGTGCTGATCATCGGCGGCAAGGCCGCCTCGGCAAACAATGAACTGGTGACGAAGCAGGAGGCGATCCGCGGCGCGTGGTCGCAGGTGGATGTGGCGCTGCAGCGCCGGGCCGACCTGATTCCGAACCTGGTGGAGACGGTGAAGGGCTTCGCTGCCCAGGAGAAGCAGATTCTCGAGACGGTAGCCAATGCCCGCTCGGCGCTGTTGAACGCCAAAACGCCCGGGGAGAAGATTCAGGCCAACCAGGGCCTGGACTCCGCGATCGGCCGCCTGTTGGTGGTGGTCGAGAACTATCCCAACCTGAAGTCCAACGAGAATTTCATGAGGCTCCAGGATGAGCTGGCCGGCACAGAGAACCGCATCGCGGTGGAGCGGCGGAAGTACAACGAAACGGTACAGACGTACAACACGAGCATCGGCCTATTCCCCACCAACCTGTTCGCGGGCATGATGGGCTTCCACCGCAACGATGACTACTTCAAAACGGAGCCAGGCGCCCGGACCGCGCCGGCAGTGAAGTTCTAG
- a CDS encoding M16 family metallopeptidase, with translation MSKLTLERDICVSTLSNGIRVITEPMPAVRSVAVGFWIGTGSRCETIEENGTSHFIEHMLFKGTPKRSAEDIAREVDAIGGHLDAFTGRELVGYNTKVLDEHMPLAFEILSDMLLNPRFDVSDIEKEKGVVLEELKMENDSPETFVHELFVSNFWKHHSLGQPILGTKKTIAGFCPENLRSYHQRYYRPENITLTAAGSLRHEDLIRVAEQYLSPLPVGGVLPDFTTPPTAAPLILKNRRSLQQVHLCLGVPMVPATHPLRFAAYTLNVILGGGMSSRLFQNIRERQGLAYSIFSELNLYRDTGLMAIYAGTSSETARKLLDGVMLELRRLKNDPLPAEELQHAKDHMKGSLMLSLESTSSRMSNLARQWMNFGKFYTLDELAESIEAVTADQVLSLAREYFNSEKIGLAMLGRLEGLTVTREDLAC, from the coding sequence ATGTCGAAGCTCACCTTGGAACGGGATATTTGCGTCAGCACGCTATCGAACGGCATTCGTGTCATTACGGAGCCGATGCCCGCTGTACGCAGCGTGGCAGTCGGATTCTGGATTGGCACCGGATCCCGGTGCGAGACGATCGAAGAGAACGGAACCTCGCACTTCATTGAACACATGCTGTTCAAAGGCACGCCGAAGCGCTCGGCCGAGGATATCGCGCGTGAGGTGGACGCCATCGGCGGCCATCTGGACGCCTTCACGGGCCGCGAACTGGTCGGCTACAACACCAAAGTGCTGGACGAGCACATGCCCCTGGCCTTCGAGATCCTCTCCGACATGCTGTTGAACCCGCGGTTCGACGTGTCGGATATCGAGAAGGAAAAGGGCGTCGTACTGGAAGAGCTCAAGATGGAGAACGACAGCCCGGAGACCTTCGTCCACGAGCTGTTCGTCAGCAACTTCTGGAAGCACCACTCCCTGGGCCAGCCGATCCTGGGGACCAAGAAGACCATCGCCGGGTTCTGCCCCGAGAACCTGCGCAGCTATCACCAGCGGTACTACCGCCCGGAGAACATCACCCTGACGGCGGCCGGCAGCCTGCGGCACGAAGACCTGATCCGGGTGGCGGAGCAGTACCTCAGCCCGCTGCCTGTGGGCGGCGTGCTGCCCGACTTCACCACCCCGCCCACAGCGGCGCCGCTCATCCTCAAGAACCGGCGGAGCCTGCAACAGGTGCACCTGTGCCTGGGTGTACCCATGGTGCCGGCGACCCACCCGCTGCGCTTTGCCGCCTATACGCTAAACGTCATTCTGGGCGGCGGCATGAGTTCCCGGCTGTTCCAGAACATCCGGGAACGGCAGGGCCTGGCATACTCAATCTTCTCCGAGCTCAATCTCTACCGCGACACAGGCCTCATGGCAATCTATGCAGGCACGTCCTCAGAGACGGCGCGGAAGTTGCTGGACGGCGTCATGCTGGAACTGCGGCGGCTGAAGAACGACCCGCTGCCGGCCGAAGAACTGCAGCATGCCAAGGATCACATGAAGGGCTCGCTGATGCTGAGCCTGGAATCGACCAGCAGCCGCATGAGCAATCTCGCCCGGCAGTGGATGAACTTCGGCAAGTTCTACACCTTGGACGAACTGGCCGAGAGCATTGAAGCGGTGACCGCGGACCAGGTTCTGAGCCTGGCCCGGGAGTACTTCAACTCCGAGAAGATCGGACTGGCCATGCTGGGCCGGCTGGAAGGCCTGACGGTAACGCGGGAAGACCTGGCCTGCTGA
- a CDS encoding ArsB/NhaD family transporter, with translation MAALLIFIATYVVLAIGRFPGLRVDRTGATIIGASFMVAAGVLTFDEALHAIDWATIVLLLGMMIVVANLRLSGFFRLVAAAVVRHAHGPRMLLAGIVAVSGVFSAFFVNDTMCLVLTPLVLEVTLSLRRNPIPYLLAVAMASNAGSTATITGNPQNMMIGSLSGIHYRTFAMALTPIAAGALVMTYFVLLLLYRKEFTRERFDVGQALRVRVNSGLMWKSILVSVVMVGCFFAGYPVAQVAIVAGAVMLVTRRVKPEKIYHDIDWSLLAMFAGLFVVVSGVEKTSLEEDLFRIAQGFGLHRPAVLTTFSALLSNIVSNVPAVLVFRPVMAKLPNPELGWLTLAMSSTLAGNFTVLGSVANLIVVQRARSEVHITFWDYFRAGAPLTVASLAFGALWLTYLR, from the coding sequence ATGGCCGCACTGCTCATTTTCATAGCCACCTACGTGGTACTTGCCATCGGCCGATTCCCGGGCCTGCGGGTGGACCGCACCGGCGCGACCATCATTGGCGCCAGTTTCATGGTCGCGGCCGGAGTCCTCACTTTCGATGAGGCTCTTCACGCCATTGACTGGGCCACCATAGTGCTCCTCCTCGGGATGATGATCGTTGTGGCCAACCTCCGCCTCTCCGGATTCTTTCGCCTGGTGGCGGCTGCCGTAGTCAGGCATGCGCACGGCCCGCGTATGCTGCTGGCCGGGATTGTCGCGGTCTCCGGCGTCTTCTCCGCCTTCTTTGTCAACGACACCATGTGCCTGGTGCTCACCCCGCTGGTGCTGGAAGTGACGCTCTCCCTGCGCCGCAATCCCATCCCCTATCTGCTGGCCGTCGCCATGGCCTCCAACGCCGGCAGCACAGCGACGATCACCGGCAATCCGCAGAACATGATGATCGGCTCGCTCTCCGGCATCCACTACCGGACATTTGCCATGGCACTGACGCCCATCGCAGCCGGTGCGCTCGTAATGACCTACTTCGTCCTGCTGCTCCTCTATCGGAAGGAATTCACCCGCGAGCGTTTCGACGTCGGGCAGGCATTGCGCGTCCGCGTCAACAGCGGCCTGATGTGGAAGTCGATCCTGGTATCCGTCGTCATGGTGGGCTGTTTCTTCGCCGGCTATCCGGTCGCCCAGGTGGCGATTGTCGCCGGCGCGGTCATGCTGGTCACACGGCGGGTGAAACCTGAGAAGATCTATCACGACATCGATTGGTCGCTGCTCGCCATGTTCGCCGGCCTGTTTGTGGTGGTCTCAGGAGTGGAAAAGACCTCCCTGGAAGAGGACCTCTTCCGGATCGCCCAAGGCTTCGGCCTGCACCGGCCCGCGGTGCTCACCACCTTTTCCGCACTGCTCTCCAACATCGTCAGTAACGTCCCGGCGGTGTTGGTCTTCCGCCCGGTGATGGCCAAGCTGCCGAATCCGGAACTGGGCTGGCTGACCCTCGCGATGTCATCGACTTTGGCCGGTAATTTCACCGTGCTTGGCTCGGTCGCGAACCTCATTGTGGTGCAGCGCGCACGGTCGGAGGTCCACATTACGTTCTGGGACTATTTCCGGGCCGGCGCGCCGCTCACCGTGGCCAGCCTCGCCTTTGGCGCACTTTGGCTGACATACTTGAGGTAG